The sequence below is a genomic window from Myxococcus guangdongensis.
TCCTGGGCGGACGCGGCAATCCACTCGCGCACCGTCTTGCCTCGGACCTGGTAGCCGGAGCGGACCAGCGCGGCATCCAGCCTCCGCAGGGACGCGAGGTCATCGGGTCGCGCTTTTCGCCACAGCGAATCGAGGTCTTCGTGTCCAGTCATGCGCGGCCCGCTGCCCCCGAGGGAGATGGATGGCGCGAGGGATTCTGACACGACGGGGCGGGGCTCGCGCGGCCTCGCGCCTCATGTCGTGGCGGACCCAGGCGTTGGACAGAACGCTTCGCGTCGTCCTGCTCGGTGCGGTTCGTCGTTGCTTCCTCGGTGTCATCAGGGCTGCAGGGGCGCTTCGAGCGCGAACAACGCGGCCGCTCTCCGCGCATGTCGAGGCGGCCCCGAGCGCTGGACACCTACTGCTTCGCGTCGTTCGGACCGGGGAGGCGAGGTGAACCCTCGCCGTCGTCACGGCCGCAGGAGCGCTTTGATGGCGCGGCGCTCATCCATCGCGCGGTACCCCTCGGCGACCTGGTCGAGTGGCAGCGTGAGGTCGAAGACCTTCCCGGGGTTCACCTTCCGGTTCCACACGAGCGCAATCAGCTCGGGAAGGAAGCGGCGCACCGGCGCGGGGCCTCCGTGCAGGTGGACGTGCGTGAAGAACAACTTCGCGCCATCGAGCTGTACGCCGTGCGGCACTCCGACATAGCTGACGAAGCCCCCGGGCCGCGTCGCGCCGATGGCCTGCGTCATCGACTCCTGCGTGCCCACGCACTCGAGCACGGAGCTCGCGCCGAGCCCCTTCGTCAGCTCCTTGATGTGCGCGATGCCCGCGTCACCTCGCTCTGTCACGATGTCTGTGGCGCCGAACTCACGGGCGAGCGCCTGTCGGGTCGGGTGACGGCTCATGGCGATGATGCGCTCGGCGCCCTTCTGCTTCGCGGAGAGGACGGCGAGCAGGCCGACGGCGCCATCGCCGACGACCACCACGGTGGAGCCGGGCTTCACGTTCGCGGCGTCGGCGGCGAACCACCCCGTCCCGAAGACGTCGGAGACGGCCAGCATGCTCGGAATCAAATCCGCCGGTGGCACCTCGGGCGTCGCCACCAGCGTCCCATCCGCGAGGGGGACGCGCAGCAGGGGCGCCTGCGCTCCGGAGACCGACTTCCGGTGCTGACACGACGAGGGGTAGCCCTCCCGGCAGATGGGGCAGGTGTTGTCCGACGCGAAGAACGAGCCGATGACGAACTGGCCGGGCTTGATGCTCTTCACCGCGCCGCCGACCTCCTCGACGATGCCGCAATACTCGTGGCCCATCGGCGTCGGCCGCTCGATGGCCTGGATGCCGCGATACGGCCAGAGGTCGGAACCACAGACGCACGTGGCGGAGAGTCGGAGGATGGCATCCGTGGGCTCGGTGATTCTCGGCGGCGCGACTTCTTCGAAGCGCACGTCCCGGGCGCCGTGGAGGAGGGTGGCTTTCATGCTCAATCTCCCTTCGAGGTAGAGGCGCGCGAAGCGCCGTACTGCTCGTCCGTGACCTTCTCCATCCACTCCACGGGTTTGCCGTCGAGCGCCTCTTGAATGGCGATGTGGGTCATCGCCGTCGTCGGCGAAGCGCCATGCCAGTGCTTCTCGTTCGGGCCCACCGTCACGACATCCCCGGGCCGCAGCTCCTCGATGGGCCCCCCCCAGCGTTGGTGGAGCCCCCAGCCCGCGGTGACGACGAGCGACTGCCCGAGCGGATGCGAGTGCCAGTCCGTGCGCGCGCAGGGCTCGAACGTCACATACGCGCCGGCCGCGCGCCCGGGTGGGCTCGCCTGGAAGAGCGGGTCGATGCGCACGGTGCCCGTGAAGTGCTCCGCGGGCGCTCGCTGAGATGGCTGGGTTCCGTTCTTCTTGAGCTCCATGGGTGTCCCTCGCTCGGGCCCGCGCGAAGAGCCCCCTCAACGGTGTTGAGGGGCACCGGGTCCTGCAAGGCCATGCGTCAGGAGCAGGCGTCCAGCCCTGCGATATCCCTCCCGTGGCTCGCGCCTCACGTCTTCCCGTAGCGACGCACGGCCTCGTCGAACTCGATGCGACGCGCGCGCAGCAGCCCTCCCGCCAGGGGCTCCGCGCGCGCGACGTCCACGTAGTCCAGCTTCCACGCGAAGCCGAGCGCCGGGTCGAGCCGGTCGAGGATGAGGTCGAACGTATAGGCGGGCCCCTTCGTGGCCACCAGCCAGTGCACGTTGTCGTGCTGGTCGGAGATGCTCGACAGGTCCCCGGGGCCGGACACGCGGTCGATGCTCGGGCGCAGCACCAGGTGTCGCGGCTGGCTCTCCACGCGCTCGAAGTGGCGCAGGTGGAACTCACCCGCGAGCACCACGTGCATGGACACCATGTTCTGATGTCCGTGCGGCACGACGGCCCGGCCCTGGGCGAGCCCGAAGAGCTTCGAGCCGAACACGCGGGGCAGCCCCTCGACTCGGGGCAGTGGCGCCAAGACCGCACCCGCGCGGTCATCCGGCAACTCGAGGCCCGGCTTCAGCCGCTCCACGTCGATGGCCGCGAGCAGCTCCGGGAGGGGAACCCGGGTGTAGAGCGCCTCCAACTGCTGCTGCCACTCGCGCGGGGTGAGCTTCTTCTCCCGCAGCTCCGCGCAGAGCTCATGCGTCTTGGAGAGCCAGGCCTGGACCTCCTGGCGCACCGGCCCGGCCAGCGCGTCCTGCCACAGGAGGGTGCGTACCAGGGCGTAGCCGGTCAGCGCTTGGAGCAGGACCTCTCGCCGTGTGGCGCCTTGCGACATGGGATTCTCCTCGAGATGGGCTTGCCGGGTGAGTGGGGTTCACGGGCAAGTCGGGCTGTCGAGGCAAGGCACATGCCAGCGCACCTGTGGGCGAGCAGCCACAGTTGCGGCTGCTGCTCCGCGCGGATGTCATCCACTGCGCGAAGTGGCGCGGAAGGCACACGTGAGAGCAGCAAGCGGGATGTCATGCCGTGGGAACGATGCTTAGGTGAAAAGCACGAGGTTCCACTGGAGGGCTGTCCCCTTCCAGGAACCCGACCCCCGCCATGCACGTCCGTCCTCCCCGAAATCGTTCCTTCTGGGCTCCACTCGCGGGTCGTTACGGTGTCGCGATTCTCTCCTGGGCGGCCGCATGCTTCGTGCTGTTCGCGGGTCGCCCCTATGCCCCCACCGCCCCGTTCCTGTTCTTCCTGGGCGCCGTGATGGTGGCCGGGTGGTGGGGCGGTTGGGGCCCCGCCCTGTTGACCATGGTCCTGTCCCTGGGCGTGGTCGACCTCTTCTACCTGGAGCCCTTGCTCGACCTGATGCCAGGCGCGGGAGGGGCCATCTCGATTGCCGCCTTCGTGGTGCTCGCGCTGCTGACGACGAAGCTGAGCGTCCTGCTCCGCTCGGCCCGGGAGGAGCGCTCGCGGCTGTTGGTCCGTGAGCTGGACGCGCGGCACGAGGCGGAGGCGGAGCGGGCGCGGCTGCACTCGCTCTTCACCGATGCGCCCGGGTGCATCATCCTCCTGCAGGGCCCACGGCACGTGTTCTCGTTCTCCAACGTGATGAACGACACGATGATGGGGAAAACGGGCCTGGTGGGGATGGAGGTGCGGCAGGCCCTGCCCTGGGCGGAGGAGCGGGGCTTCGTCGCCTTGCTGGACGAGGTCTATCGCACGGGGATTCCCTACAGGGGCGACGCCGTGTCGTTCCCTCGCACGCTGCCGGATGGGACGGTCCGGGAGACGTTCCTGAACCTCGTGTATCAGCCCACGCGGGGCGAGGACGGTCAGGTCAACGGCATCGCCGGCTTCGGGTTCGACGTGACCGAGCAGGTCCTGGCCCGGCAGAAGGCCGAGACGCTGACGCGGGAGATTCAAGCGGCCAAGGCCCGGGACCTGCTCATGGCGGAGTCGGGCGCGGTCCTGGCGTCGTCGCTGGACGTCGAGACGGTGCTCCGGAACATGGCGAAGCTGGTGGTGCCCACCTTCGCGGATTGGTGCTTCGTCGACCTGGTGGAGGAGGGGGACTATCGCCGGTTGGAGGTCGCGCACCAGCGGCCCGCGGAGGATGACCTGGCGCGGGTGCTCCTGCGGCATGGCCTCTACCCGGAGGGGCATCCAGAGCACGCCCCCACGCTCCCGCTGCTGAAGGGGGAGCCGCTCCACGTGGAGTCGTTGACACCCGGGCAGGCCGCCGAGTTCGCACACGACGCGGAGCACCTCCGGGTCATCCGGGAGGTGGGCGCCGTCTCCGTCATCGGGGTGCCCTTGATGGCCCGAGGTGAGCCGCTGGGCGTGTTCAGCTTCATCTATGCGCACTCCGGTCGGCACTACACCTCGGACGACCTGGTGTTCGCCAAGGAGCTGGCCCGCCGCGTGTCCTTGAGCCTGGAGAACGTGCGGCTCTACCGGGAGGCCCAGGAGGCCGTCCGCCTGCGCGACGAGTTCATGTCCATCGCCAGTCACGAGCTGAAGACGCCGCTGACGCCGCTGAAGCTCAAGCTCCAGGCGCTGTCCCGGGAGCTGAACCGGCATCCCGGACCGATTCCCCGCGAGGTGGTGACGAAGTACCTGGAGGTCGGCGACCTTCAAATCAAGAAGCTGACGGAGCTGGTGGACGAGCTGCTGGACGTGTCGCGCATCGCCTCGGGGCGCCTCTCGCTGGACCTGCAGCGGCTGGAGCTGGCGCCCATCGTCCGTGAGGTGGTGACCCAGTACGAGCTCCAGGCGCGCCGCGCGGGCTCGACGCTGGAGCTGGACGTGGGGACGGTGCCCTTCGAGGGGGATTGGGACCGGCTGCGTCTGGAGCAGGTGGTGATGAACCTGGTGGACAACGCGGTGAAGTACGGCCGGGGCAACCCCATCCAGGTGCAGCTGGTGCCCGTGGATGGAGGCGTGCACCTGGTGGTGCGGGACGGGGGGATTGGGATTGCGCCCGAGTCCCTGCCCAGGCTCTTCGGCCGCTTCGAGCGCGCCGTGTCCGAGCGCAACTACGGCGGCCTGGGGCTGGGCCTCTACATCACCCGCATGTTGGTGGAGGCGATGGGCGGCCGCGTCCACGTGGAGAGCACGCTGGGGGTGGGCTCCACGTTCACCGTGGAGCTGCTCTGTCATCCGCTCGAGCGCGATGCCGGGGCGACCGCGGCCCTCATGGAGGGTGCCGCGGCGAACCCCTAGGCCGACGCGTGGCCGCGCGTCAGCGGCTCACCGGAAGGGGACCCACCGGCGATAGGCCGCCTCGTAGCAGGACATGGGGGAGATCATCCCGTTGACGCGGTTCTTGCCCTTCAACCCGGACATGGTCCGCGCCGACGCCATGATCATCTTCCGCAACTGCTCCGGCGTGAGGGAGGGGCACAGCAGCATCATCTTCGCCGCGATGTTGCTCGCCACCGGGCACCCGAAGGAGACGCCCATGTCGCGGTATGTCTCCAGTCCCTCGGCGCGCGCCAGCCCTGGCACGGTGTAGAGCTCCTGGTAGTCCCCGGGGACGGCGATGTCCACCAGCTCCGGGCTCCAGCCCCAGCCCTGCGTCATCCCGTCCAGGCTCCGCTCGAATTCGCCGTCCGGGGTGCAACCTCCGACGAGCAACAGGTTGGGGATTTCATCCCGCCTGCGCCGGCTGAAGACACCCGCGGCGGCCTGGAAGCGGACGTTGCCCGCGTTGCCGACGAACAGCATGTCGGAGTGCTTCAGCATGGCGTCGCGAAAGGCGGAGTCGTCCGCGTTGCTGGAGATGCCGGACTGGCTGATGTTGACGACCCTCGCGCCCCTGGCATGGGCGAAGTCGAAGGCCGCGACGTAGCGGGCCTCCAGGTCGACCTGCTTCGTCGGCAGGTTCTGGGTGAAGTCGCAGGTGACGCGACAATCCACCAGCTTGATCATGTCCGTGCCCCAGGCGGCCTGCCCGGCGACGGCCGTCCCGTGCCACATGGAGTCACTGGTGATGGGCGGGGCGCTGCCCACGGTGCCATCCGCCATGATTCGACAGAAGTCCTTGCGGTGCCAGCTCACGGGGTTGCCGGAGGACCCCGCCAGGTGCGAGCGCAGATACTTCTCCGTGGCCTGGAAGTACGCGCCCCCCGGCCGGTCGGCGTAGATGCCCGTGTCCGTGACGGCGATGGTGACCGGGTGCATGCGAGGGCCCGCGAGCTTGAGCATCTTGGCGAACTCGGCGTCCTCCTCCATGTACGTATCGCGAGAATCCGCCTCGTAGACTCGGTATGCGCCCAATGACATGCCACGGCTCCAGTTGAGATGGGGCCTGTGAGTGAATCGTCCTTTCCCAGTGACGACAAGGACTGTCTCGGTGGGAATGCCCATGCATCCATGAGGACGCGGATTCGTCCTGACAGGACGCGGATTCCTCGGGATGAAACATGAATTCGTCCCGACAGGACGCAGCTTCGTCCTGTCGGGACGCGGTCCGGGTGAGCGCTTTCTCAGTCTGTCACCCGACGTGACACGCGCTCATGAAGCGCCTCCCTCGACGATGCTTGGAGGCGGCTCACGGCCCAAGACCTCCTCCTCGGGCGTGGCGGTCCGGGCGCGGCGCTCCCGGTCGAACCAGCCGTAGACGGTGGGCAGCACCAGCAACGTGAGGAGCGTGGAGCTGAAGAGCCCGCCGATGACGACGGTGGCCAGCGGCTTCTGCACCTCCGCGCCCGCGCCCGTGGAGTAGGCCATGGGCAGGAAGCCCAGGGAGGCCACCAGCGCGGTGGTGAGCACGGGCCTCAATCGCAGGTGCGCGGCGTCATGCGCGGCCTGGGCGGATGACAGGCCTTCCTGTCGCAGCTTGCGGATGGCGGCGACGAGCACCAGTCCATTGAGCACCGCCACGCCGAACAGCGCGATGAAGCCCACTGCGGCGGAGATGGACAGCGGCATCCCTCGCAGCAGCAGCGCCAGCAGGCCGCCGGTGATGGCGAACGGGATGTTGAGGTAGATGAGCAGCGCGGGGCGCACCGCGTTGAACGTGGTGTAGAGCAGGACGAAGATGAGCGCGAGCGTGAGCGGCACCACCACGGCCAGCCGGCGCGAGGCGGACTGGAGGTTCTCGAACTGGCCGCCCCACTCCACCCAGTAGCCCGGGGGCAGCTTCACCTCGCGCGCGATGGTCTGCTGCGCCTCGGTGACGAAGCCCTGCAGGTCCCTGCCACGCACGTTGGACTCGATGGTGAGCCGCCGTTGGATGTTCTCGCGGCTCACCTGCGCCGGGCCCTCTTCCACCACGATGCGGGCCAGCTGGGACAGCGGGATGAGCTGCCCCGTGGGGCTGGCCACCTGGATGCCCTCGAGCTGCTCCACGCTGGTCCGCGCATCGGGCGCGAAGCGGACCTGGAGCGCGAAGCGCCGCGGTCCCTCCACCACCGTGCCCACCTCCTTGCCGCCGAGGGTCTCGATGGTGTCCAGGACCTGCCGCACGTTGATGCCGTAGCGGGCGATGGCCTTCCGGTCGACCTGGATGCGCGCGACGGGGAGGCCCGCGACCTGCTCCGCCTTGACGTCCGCGGCGCCGGGCACCTTCGCCAGGGCCGCCGCCAGCGTGTCTCCCGTCTGCTTGAGCACGTCCAAATCGTCTCCGTAGAGCTTGAGGGCCACGTCGGAGCGGACGCCCGCGATGAGCTCACTGACGCGCAGCTCGATGGGCTGCGAGTAGCTGAAGAGGCTGCCGGGGACCTCTTTCAGCAGCGCCTCGTTGAAGCGGGCGATGAGCCCCTCGCGGTCCTTCGCCGTCGTCCACGCGTCGTGGGGTTTGAGCATGACGAAGATGTCGCTGATTTCGACGCCCATGGGGTCGGTGGCGATCTCCGCGCGGCCCGTGCGCGAGACGACGGTGGTGACCTCGGGGAAGCGCTTGAGCACCTTCTCGATGAGCCCTGTCTGACGCGCGGACTCCTCGAGCGACACGGAGGGGACGCGCCAGGCCTGGATGGCGATGGCGCCCTCGTCGAGCCGGGGGATGAACTCGGCGCCCAGGAAGGGCACGGTGGCGAGGCTCGCCACCAGCAGCCCGGCGGCGACGCCCACGACGATGCCCCTCTTGCGGAGGCACCAGGAGAGGGCGGGCTCGTACACGCGGCGGGCGGCCCGGACGATGATGCTCTCCCTCTCCTCGGTCTTCCGGGGCAGCATCACGGACGCGAGCGCGGGGACGAAGGTGAGCGACAGCACGAACGCTCCGGCCAGCGCGCAGATGACGGTGATGGCCATGGGCTTGAACATCTTCCCCTCGATTCCGCTCAGGGCCAGGATGGGCAGGTACACCACACCGATGATGACCTCGCCGAAGGCGGCCGCCTGCCGCACCTCCACCGCGCTGCGGTAGACGACCTCGTCGCGCTCCTCGCGCGTCAGCGCCCGGCCGAGCTCATGGCTGCGCTCCGCGATGTGGCGCACGGCGTTCTCCACGATGATGAGCGCCCCGTCGACGATGAGGCCGAAGTCGATGGCTCCCAGCGACATGAGGTTCCCGGAGATGCCCAGGGCCCGCATGCCGATGAACGCGCTGAGCATGGCCAGCGGAATGGCCGCCGCGGCGAGCAGGCCCGCGCGCAGGTTGCGCAGCATCACGAAGAGCACCACGACGACGAGCAGGCCGCCCTCGATGAGGTTCCTGGCGACGGTCTGGACGGTCTTCTTCACCAGGTCCGTCCGGTCATAGAAGGCGTCGAGGGTGACGCCCGGAGGCAGGGTGGGGCGAATCCTCTCCACCTCCGCCTTGACGTCGTTGACCACCTCTCGTGAGTTCTGACCGATGAGCATCATGACGATGCCCGTCACCGCCTCGCCCCGGCCATCCCGGGTGACGGCGCCCTGGCGCACCCTGGGCGCGAAGGCCACCTCGGCGACGTCGCGGACGTAGACCGGGATGCCCTGGGCCGAGGTGGTGAGGACGATGTCTCCCAGGTCCTCCAGGCTCTCCACCAGGCCCTCGCCCCGGATGAGCACCTGCTCCGGGCCTCGGGCGATGTAGGCCCCGCCCGCGTTGGCGTTGTTCTCCTTCAACGCGGTGAAGAGCTGCTCCAGTGACAGGCCATACGAGGCGAGCCGGACGGGGGCCACCTGCACTTCGTACGTCTTCAGCTCGCCGCCGAAGGCGTTGACCTCGACGACGCCGGGCACGGCGCGCAGTCGGGGCGATATCTGCCACTCGAGGATGCCGCGCAGCTCCATGGCGCTCTGGCCCTCGCCGCGCACCTCGAACTGGAAGATTTCGCCCAGGCCCGTGGAGATGGGGCCCATCTCCGGGGAGCCGTAGCCCTCGGGGATGCTCTCCTTCGCGGAGGC
It includes:
- a CDS encoding zinc-dependent alcohol dehydrogenase family protein encodes the protein MKATLLHGARDVRFEEVAPPRITEPTDAILRLSATCVCGSDLWPYRGIQAIERPTPMGHEYCGIVEEVGGAVKSIKPGQFVIGSFFASDNTCPICREGYPSSCQHRKSVSGAQAPLLRVPLADGTLVATPEVPPADLIPSMLAVSDVFGTGWFAADAANVKPGSTVVVVGDGAVGLLAVLSAKQKGAERIIAMSRHPTRQALAREFGATDIVTERGDAGIAHIKELTKGLGASSVLECVGTQESMTQAIGATRPGGFVSYVGVPHGVQLDGAKLFFTHVHLHGGPAPVRRFLPELIALVWNRKVNPGKVFDLTLPLDQVAEGYRAMDERRAIKALLRP
- a CDS encoding (R)-mandelonitrile lyase, with the translated sequence MELKKNGTQPSQRAPAEHFTGTVRIDPLFQASPPGRAAGAYVTFEPCARTDWHSHPLGQSLVVTAGWGLHQRWGGPIEELRPGDVVTVGPNEKHWHGASPTTAMTHIAIQEALDGKPVEWMEKVTDEQYGASRASTSKGD
- a CDS encoding cupin domain-containing protein produces the protein MSQGATRREVLLQALTGYALVRTLLWQDALAGPVRQEVQAWLSKTHELCAELREKKLTPREWQQQLEALYTRVPLPELLAAIDVERLKPGLELPDDRAGAVLAPLPRVEGLPRVFGSKLFGLAQGRAVVPHGHQNMVSMHVVLAGEFHLRHFERVESQPRHLVLRPSIDRVSGPGDLSSISDQHDNVHWLVATKGPAYTFDLILDRLDPALGFAWKLDYVDVARAEPLAGGLLRARRIEFDEAVRRYGKT
- a CDS encoding sensor histidine kinase translates to MHVRPPRNRSFWAPLAGRYGVAILSWAAACFVLFAGRPYAPTAPFLFFLGAVMVAGWWGGWGPALLTMVLSLGVVDLFYLEPLLDLMPGAGGAISIAAFVVLALLTTKLSVLLRSAREERSRLLVRELDARHEAEAERARLHSLFTDAPGCIILLQGPRHVFSFSNVMNDTMMGKTGLVGMEVRQALPWAEERGFVALLDEVYRTGIPYRGDAVSFPRTLPDGTVRETFLNLVYQPTRGEDGQVNGIAGFGFDVTEQVLARQKAETLTREIQAAKARDLLMAESGAVLASSLDVETVLRNMAKLVVPTFADWCFVDLVEEGDYRRLEVAHQRPAEDDLARVLLRHGLYPEGHPEHAPTLPLLKGEPLHVESLTPGQAAEFAHDAEHLRVIREVGAVSVIGVPLMARGEPLGVFSFIYAHSGRHYTSDDLVFAKELARRVSLSLENVRLYREAQEAVRLRDEFMSIASHELKTPLTPLKLKLQALSRELNRHPGPIPREVVTKYLEVGDLQIKKLTELVDELLDVSRIASGRLSLDLQRLELAPIVREVVTQYELQARRAGSTLELDVGTVPFEGDWDRLRLEQVVMNLVDNAVKYGRGNPIQVQLVPVDGGVHLVVRDGGIGIAPESLPRLFGRFERAVSERNYGGLGLGLYITRMLVEAMGGRVHVESTLGVGSTFTVELLCHPLERDAGATAALMEGAAANP
- a CDS encoding S8 family serine peptidase; translation: MSLGAYRVYEADSRDTYMEEDAEFAKMLKLAGPRMHPVTIAVTDTGIYADRPGGAYFQATEKYLRSHLAGSSGNPVSWHRKDFCRIMADGTVGSAPPITSDSMWHGTAVAGQAAWGTDMIKLVDCRVTCDFTQNLPTKQVDLEARYVAAFDFAHARGARVVNISQSGISSNADDSAFRDAMLKHSDMLFVGNAGNVRFQAAAGVFSRRRRDEIPNLLLVGGCTPDGEFERSLDGMTQGWGWSPELVDIAVPGDYQELYTVPGLARAEGLETYRDMGVSFGCPVASNIAAKMMLLCPSLTPEQLRKMIMASARTMSGLKGKNRVNGMISPMSCYEAAYRRWVPFR
- a CDS encoding efflux RND transporter permease subunit, with the translated sequence MFDRLIHFSIQNRFIVFLLTLVLVGFGLNALRTLPIDAVPDVTNVQVQILTSSPGLGPVEVERFITVPVETAMSGLPDTEEIRSVSKFGLSVVTVVFQEDVDIYFARQLIQERLASAKESIPEGYGSPEMGPISTGLGEIFQFEVRGEGQSAMELRGILEWQISPRLRAVPGVVEVNAFGGELKTYEVQVAPVRLASYGLSLEQLFTALKENNANAGGAYIARGPEQVLIRGEGLVESLEDLGDIVLTTSAQGIPVYVRDVAEVAFAPRVRQGAVTRDGRGEAVTGIVMMLIGQNSREVVNDVKAEVERIRPTLPPGVTLDAFYDRTDLVKKTVQTVARNLIEGGLLVVVVLFVMLRNLRAGLLAAAAIPLAMLSAFIGMRALGISGNLMSLGAIDFGLIVDGALIIVENAVRHIAERSHELGRALTREERDEVVYRSAVEVRQAAAFGEVIIGVVYLPILALSGIEGKMFKPMAITVICALAGAFVLSLTFVPALASVMLPRKTEERESIIVRAARRVYEPALSWCLRKRGIVVGVAAGLLVASLATVPFLGAEFIPRLDEGAIAIQAWRVPSVSLEESARQTGLIEKVLKRFPEVTTVVSRTGRAEIATDPMGVEISDIFVMLKPHDAWTTAKDREGLIARFNEALLKEVPGSLFSYSQPIELRVSELIAGVRSDVALKLYGDDLDVLKQTGDTLAAALAKVPGAADVKAEQVAGLPVARIQVDRKAIARYGINVRQVLDTIETLGGKEVGTVVEGPRRFALQVRFAPDARTSVEQLEGIQVASPTGQLIPLSQLARIVVEEGPAQVSRENIQRRLTIESNVRGRDLQGFVTEAQQTIAREVKLPPGYWVEWGGQFENLQSASRRLAVVVPLTLALIFVLLYTTFNAVRPALLIYLNIPFAITGGLLALLLRGMPLSISAAVGFIALFGVAVLNGLVLVAAIRKLRQEGLSSAQAAHDAAHLRLRPVLTTALVASLGFLPMAYSTGAGAEVQKPLATVVIGGLFSSTLLTLLVLPTVYGWFDRERRARTATPEEEVLGREPPPSIVEGGAS